A window of Rufibacter sp. LB8 contains these coding sequences:
- a CDS encoding alpha/beta fold hydrolase, producing MNALKRNNVKIIGKGQKPMLFAHGYGCDQSMWRYITPAFEEDYKIILFDHVGFGKADTSAYVLERYSSLQSYAVDILEICEELELENVIFVGHSVSAMIGVLASVLEPDRFSKLVLIGPSPRYINDDNYVGGFTQEGIDGLLNSLDSDYLAWSNSIAPVIMGNPDKPELGRELAQSFCQSNETIAKEFARITFLSDNRADLQNLKVPSLILQCSEDVIAPVEVGEYMHQQVPQSTLVVLKATGHCPNLSAPEETIAAIKAFL from the coding sequence ATGAATGCACTTAAAAGGAACAATGTAAAGATTATTGGCAAAGGCCAGAAGCCCATGCTGTTTGCCCACGGCTATGGCTGTGACCAGAGCATGTGGCGCTATATCACCCCGGCCTTTGAAGAAGACTACAAAATCATCTTGTTTGACCACGTTGGGTTTGGCAAGGCAGACACGTCGGCTTATGTGCTGGAAAGATATTCGTCGCTGCAGTCATACGCGGTAGACATTCTGGAGATTTGCGAAGAGCTGGAGCTGGAAAACGTCATTTTTGTGGGGCATTCGGTGAGTGCCATGATAGGCGTGCTGGCCTCGGTGCTGGAGCCAGATAGGTTCTCTAAACTGGTCTTGATTGGGCCTTCGCCCAGGTATATCAATGATGACAACTACGTGGGCGGTTTCACCCAGGAAGGCATTGACGGTCTGTTGAATTCCCTGGACAGCGATTATCTGGCCTGGTCCAATTCCATTGCGCCCGTGATTATGGGCAACCCAGACAAACCCGAATTAGGCCGGGAACTGGCCCAAAGCTTTTGCCAAAGCAATGAAACCATCGCCAAAGAGTTTGCCCGCATCACCTTTCTCTCAGACAACCGGGCAGATTTACAGAACCTTAAAGTCCCATCTCTCATTCTGCAGTGTTCAGAAGATGTGATTGCCCCTGTTGAGGTAGGCGAATACATGCACCAGCAAGTGCCCCAAAGTACCTTGGTTGTTTTAAAAGCCACCGGCCATTGCCCCAATCTTAGCGCGCCAGAGGAAACCATTGCGGCCATCAAGGCCTTTCTGTAA
- the ligA gene encoding NAD-dependent DNA ligase LigA, with translation MPEQNPEARILELTNRLNYLNYQYYQNSVSEVSDYEFDQMLVELQKLEEAHPEFRSENSPTQRVGGTITKNFPTVKHKYPMLSLGNTYSEDEVREFDNRVQKAIGGAVEYVCELKFDGVALSLTYTNGALTAGVTRGDGTRGDDITPNVRTIKTIPLHLHGQDIPAEVEIRGEVFMPFNVFEELNKEREEIGEALMANPRNATSGTLKLQDSKEVARRRLSMFAYSLLSTPPLFESHSQGLEALQRWGLNVSPTWRVCGSIEEVMAFIQEWETKRFELPIATDGIVVKVNSFAQQEELGFTAKSPRWAMAYKYKAAEAMTELLEIEYNVGRTGAVTPVAIMKPVLLAGTTVKRASLHNANEIERLGLMLHDRVVVEKGGEIIPKVTAVKTELRPENAQAIVYPTTCPACQTPLVRTEGEANHYCPNEKGCPPQVKGKLEHFISRKAMNIMSLGEGKIELLVERGMVTSPDHLYDLTYDTLFGLKKTFLNEETGKSRVVTFQKTTVDNILAALEKSKEAPFDRVLFALGIRFVGNTVAQKLAQHFRNVDALMAASEEELIAVPEIGARIAASVREYFQDVANLHLVERLKTHGLQMDLGELVVAEPLSDKLAGHTFLVSGVFSGYSREELQDTIIANGGKLVSSISKKLSYLVAGEKMGPSKLEKATALGVNIISEEEFNQLIQA, from the coding sequence ATGCCTGAGCAGAACCCTGAAGCCCGCATTTTAGAGCTGACCAACCGCCTGAATTACCTCAATTACCAATATTATCAGAACAGCGTCTCAGAAGTGTCTGATTATGAGTTTGACCAGATGCTGGTGGAACTTCAGAAACTGGAGGAAGCGCATCCTGAATTCAGGTCAGAGAACTCGCCCACGCAGCGGGTGGGCGGCACCATCACCAAGAACTTCCCGACGGTGAAGCACAAGTACCCCATGCTCTCATTGGGCAACACGTACTCAGAAGACGAGGTGCGGGAATTTGACAACCGCGTGCAGAAAGCCATTGGCGGGGCCGTGGAGTATGTCTGTGAATTGAAGTTCGATGGCGTGGCCCTGAGTCTTACGTATACCAACGGAGCCTTGACCGCCGGTGTCACCCGCGGCGACGGAACCCGCGGCGATGACATCACGCCCAATGTGCGCACCATCAAAACCATACCGTTGCACCTGCACGGCCAAGACATTCCGGCTGAAGTGGAAATTCGCGGTGAGGTGTTTATGCCATTCAACGTGTTTGAGGAACTGAACAAAGAGCGCGAGGAAATAGGTGAAGCCTTGATGGCCAACCCCAGAAACGCCACTTCGGGCACGCTCAAACTCCAGGATTCCAAAGAAGTAGCCCGCCGAAGACTCAGCATGTTCGCATACAGCTTGTTGAGCACGCCGCCGCTGTTTGAGAGCCATTCACAGGGCTTGGAGGCCTTGCAGCGCTGGGGGTTGAACGTGTCGCCTACGTGGCGGGTGTGCGGATCTATAGAGGAGGTGATGGCGTTTATTCAGGAATGGGAAACCAAACGCTTTGAACTGCCCATTGCTACTGACGGGATTGTGGTGAAGGTGAATTCCTTCGCGCAGCAGGAAGAACTGGGCTTTACGGCCAAAAGTCCGCGCTGGGCCATGGCCTACAAATACAAGGCAGCTGAGGCCATGACCGAACTGCTGGAGATTGAGTACAACGTAGGCAGAACCGGGGCCGTGACGCCGGTGGCCATTATGAAACCAGTGCTGCTGGCCGGTACCACGGTTAAGCGCGCCTCATTGCATAACGCCAATGAAATAGAACGGCTGGGCCTGATGCTTCATGACCGCGTGGTGGTGGAGAAAGGCGGCGAAATCATCCCTAAAGTCACGGCGGTGAAAACCGAACTCCGGCCCGAGAACGCGCAAGCAATAGTCTACCCCACCACCTGCCCCGCCTGCCAAACGCCCTTGGTGCGCACCGAAGGGGAAGCCAACCATTACTGTCCCAATGAAAAAGGCTGTCCGCCGCAGGTCAAAGGCAAACTGGAGCATTTTATCAGCCGCAAAGCCATGAACATTATGAGTCTGGGCGAAGGCAAAATTGAGTTGCTGGTGGAACGCGGCATGGTTACCAGCCCAGACCATTTGTATGACCTCACCTATGACACGCTGTTTGGGCTTAAGAAAACGTTTTTGAACGAGGAAACCGGTAAAAGCCGCGTGGTCACGTTCCAGAAAACCACGGTAGACAATATCTTGGCAGCGCTGGAGAAATCAAAGGAGGCTCCGTTTGACCGCGTTTTGTTTGCGCTGGGTATAAGATTTGTGGGCAATACGGTGGCCCAGAAGCTGGCGCAGCATTTCCGGAACGTTGACGCCTTGATGGCCGCCTCTGAGGAAGAGTTGATTGCCGTGCCGGAGATTGGGGCCAGAATTGCGGCTTCGGTGCGGGAGTATTTCCAGGATGTGGCCAACCTGCATCTGGTGGAGCGCCTTAAAACCCACGGCCTGCAAATGGACCTGGGCGAATTGGTGGTGGCAGAACCGCTCTCTGATAAATTGGCGGGGCACACGTTTCTGGTGTCGGGAGTGTTCAGTGGTTATTCCCGGGAGGAACTGCAGGACACCATCATCGCGAACGGCGGCAAACTGGTGAGCTCCATCTCCAAGAAACTTTCTTACCTGGTGGCCGGCGAAAAAATGGGACCAAGCAAACTGGAGAAAGCCACAGCATTGGGCGTGAACATCATCTCTGAAGAAGAATTCAACCAACTGATTCAGGCGTAA
- a CDS encoding cytochrome c oxidase subunit III — MNSENQNKIGAGKLSRFERIEKVPLLKMLLYLSMAGMGVLFFILIFIFLSDLGQLPPGKSIALPKLFSVSTVLLLVSGFFMHQVPDFYKQDDLVRMNRRLLGALSLGVLFTVAQVVAWYELTTQQVFFKGQTIGTFLYLLSALHLLHVAGGLAFLAFLFLKNNRASKDPIRTLVFIRDPFRKMQLEMLRSYWHFLDAVWIGLYFVFLFAL; from the coding sequence ATGAATTCTGAAAATCAAAACAAGATAGGCGCCGGAAAGCTGTCCCGGTTTGAGCGCATTGAGAAAGTACCGCTTTTAAAGATGCTGCTGTACCTCAGCATGGCCGGCATGGGGGTGCTGTTCTTCATTCTTATCTTCATTTTCTTGTCAGACCTTGGTCAGTTGCCGCCGGGCAAATCCATTGCGCTGCCCAAACTGTTTTCGGTGAGTACGGTGCTGTTGCTGGTCAGCGGTTTTTTTATGCACCAGGTACCTGATTTCTATAAACAAGATGATTTAGTACGCATGAACCGCCGGTTGCTGGGCGCCCTTAGCCTGGGCGTTCTGTTTACGGTGGCGCAGGTGGTGGCCTGGTATGAACTGACCACCCAACAGGTTTTTTTTAAAGGACAGACCATCGGCACCTTCCTGTATCTGCTCTCGGCACTGCACCTGCTGCACGTGGCGGGTGGCCTGGCGTTTTTGGCTTTCCTGTTCCTGAAGAATAACCGGGCCTCAAAAGACCCCATCAGAACGCTGGTATTCATCAGAGACCCCTTCCGGAAAATGCAACTAGAGATGCTACGCAGCTACTGGCATTTTCTGGACGCGGTTTGGATAGGTTTGTATTTCGTTTTCCTCTTCGCGCTCTAG
- a CDS encoding DEAD/DEAH box helicase yields MSFKELGLSGAVVKGATKQGYTVPTPVQKEAIPYVLKGKDLLGIAQTGSGKTAAYALPLLEKTQTNRAFKNRHVKVLVLVPTRELALQVGEVFLAVNAHMPIQIKTLAVFGGVSINPQMMKLQGTDILVATPGRLLDLVDNKAVQLSDVETLVLDEADKMLNLGFEQELRQILALLPKKRQNLLFSATLDAKVNAIQETLLDQPVLVEIQPEDPLEAAQITEQAYAVPSEKKGPFLRWLIKEQKMPQVLIFVSATQRADHLVTKLGNNGIKAVALHSGKSQGARTEALALFKRGKVTALVATDLAARGIDIEQLPFVINYDLPRSSKDYIHRIGRTGRAGATGEALTLVTPEDAHHFKIIQKQTKRTIPIKEMEEIDLKGY; encoded by the coding sequence ATGTCGTTCAAAGAATTAGGGTTGTCTGGGGCGGTGGTCAAAGGCGCAACCAAGCAAGGGTATACGGTGCCTACGCCCGTGCAAAAAGAAGCCATTCCGTATGTCTTAAAAGGGAAAGATTTGCTGGGGATTGCGCAAACAGGCTCGGGCAAAACAGCGGCTTATGCCTTGCCTTTGCTGGAAAAGACCCAAACCAACCGCGCCTTTAAAAACAGACATGTGAAAGTACTGGTGCTGGTACCCACCCGTGAACTGGCTTTGCAGGTGGGCGAGGTATTCCTGGCCGTGAACGCGCACATGCCCATCCAAATAAAAACCCTGGCGGTGTTTGGCGGCGTGTCCATCAACCCCCAGATGATGAAACTGCAGGGCACCGACATTCTGGTGGCCACGCCCGGCCGCCTGCTGGATTTAGTAGACAATAAGGCCGTGCAACTGTCAGACGTGGAAACCCTGGTGCTGGACGAGGCCGACAAAATGCTGAACCTGGGCTTTGAGCAGGAACTTCGGCAGATTCTGGCGCTGCTTCCCAAGAAACGGCAGAACCTCTTGTTTTCGGCTACCCTAGACGCCAAAGTCAACGCCATTCAGGAAACCTTGCTGGACCAACCCGTATTGGTAGAAATTCAACCCGAGGACCCTTTAGAAGCTGCTCAAATAACGGAGCAAGCCTATGCCGTGCCCTCTGAAAAGAAAGGCCCCTTCTTGCGCTGGCTCATCAAAGAACAGAAAATGCCACAGGTGTTAATTTTTGTGTCGGCTACCCAACGGGCAGACCATTTGGTGACCAAGCTAGGCAACAACGGCATAAAAGCAGTGGCTTTGCACAGCGGCAAAAGCCAGGGCGCCAGAACTGAGGCCCTGGCCTTGTTCAAAAGAGGCAAGGTGACCGCGTTGGTTGCCACCGACCTAGCCGCCAGGGGCATTGACATTGAGCAATTGCCCTTTGTGATCAACTATGATTTGCCACGGTCTTCCAAAGACTACATTCACCGCATAGGCCGCACGGGTAGGGCAGGGGCCACCGGTGAAGCGCTCACTCTGGTCACCCCAGAAGATGCGCACCATTTCAAAATCATCCAGAAACAGACAAAACGCACCATTCCCATAAAGGAAATGGAGGAAATTGATTTAAAGGGATATTAG